A single window of Pyrus communis chromosome 10, drPyrComm1.1, whole genome shotgun sequence DNA harbors:
- the LOC137748112 gene encoding G-type lectin S-receptor-like serine/threonine-protein kinase RLK1, which translates to MYLHEECSTQIIHFDIKPHNILLDDSFTARISDFGLAKLLLSDQTLTNTVIRGTRGYVAPEWFRNIPITAKDDVYSYGVMLLEIICCRKSLEMERENEEEVILTDWVYDCYKEKTLKKLIEDDEEARNDMKRLERLVRVANWGIQEDPSLRPTMKKVTQMLEGVVDVSVPSCPLFSSGY; encoded by the coding sequence ATGTACCTGCATGAGGAGTGTAGCACGCAGATCATCCACTTCGATATCAAGCCCCACAACATACTTCTAGATGATTCATTCACGGCAAGGATTTCGGACTTTGGATTGGCAAAGCTTCTACTGAGCGATCAAACTCTTACTAATACAGTTATCAGAGGGACCAGAGGATATGTTGCACCAGAATGGTTCAGGAATATTCCGATTACTGCAAAGGATGATGTTTATAGTTATGGGGTCATGTTATTGGAGATCATCTGCTGCAGGAAGAGCCTTGAAATGGAAAGGGAAAACGAAGAAGAAGTGATACTAACAGACTGGGTTTACGATTGCTACAAGGAAAAAACATTAAAGAAGCTTatagaagatgatgaagaggCAAGAAATGACATGAAAAGGTTGGAGAGGCTAGTCAGGGTTGCAAATTGGGGCATTCAAGAGGATCCATCCTTAAGACCGACAATGAAGAAGGTTACGCAGATGCTTGAAGGAGTGGTTGATGTATCCGTGCCTTCATGTCCTCTTTTTAGTTCAGGTTACTAA